A single window of Sphingobacteriales bacterium DNA harbors:
- a CDS encoding nitroreductase family protein yields MNTQQIIAQRRTIDPDDFNGNIINDNDFKDIMDAANWAPTHGLTEPWSFIIFKADDCKKFGQIHAELFKQNTNPEHFLQKKVR; encoded by the coding sequence ATGAATACACAACAAATAATAGCACAAAGACGCACCATCGATCCAGATGATTTCAATGGAAACATCATTAATGACAATGATTTTAAAGACATCATGGATGCAGCAAATTGGGCACCTACACATGGATTGACTGAGCCTTGGAGTTTTATTATTTTCAAAGCTGATGACTGTAAAAAGTTTGGACAAATACACGCAGAACTTTTTAAACAAAACACAAATCCTGAGCATTTCTTACAAAAAAAAGTACGATAA
- the smc gene encoding chromosome segregation protein SMC, producing the protein MRLRSIEIKGFKSFADKTIINFQNNITGIVGPNGCGKSNVVDSIRWVLGEQKNKALRLEKMENIIFNGSKDKAASNLAEVSLTLDNTKNLLPTEFQSVTITRSIDRDGDSTYKLNGVNCRLKDIRDLFLDTGISTDSYAIIELKMIDQILNNVDNARRTLLEQAAGISKYKTRKKETLLKLNATEADLNRVEDLLFEIDKNLKQLETQAKKTRQYKAYKEEYKVISLDVSKYELHGIHVSFDELKQKLQSLEDQKLEIITKIEGNDAQLEKEKLSIIDKEKHLSEQQKLLNSFLNSIQENESKKKIETQKLKFLKDKTSQLQQQIQQSISISETLTQEINQLANINKTDDEKLNELKLVFDDAKEKLDEQRNINLDYRNNVEKVRNDYNQTQQQIAQKEKVLAVKENELLSLERSAQQSLFENEERIKNLNQLNTQIESFDSKINTQKSLVEDLVKKEELNEQKIKALEEANEQIKQELTNNNRILDAKNNEYKLTKNMIDNLEGFPESIKFLKKNVNWLKETPLLSDIIYTEEKYRVAIETVLQPQLNHFIVDNENAALNAIDVLTKSSTGKAGFLILDKFNQTQTKVNFDIPNTIKASTLVQVDNKHEKLIEYLLDGVFIATDNKNISEIYQNLAQKENVYIISENGNLLQSTHQISGGAVGLFEGKRLGRVKNLEILDKDIKALDVEIINIKKQLQDAQQELNHLKVNAYKNTIQRENHTLQQLEKDLVSIKSKLENEQNNIDKTNSNAQLIKEKIETTKNDINPIKEELEQLKTSYVQLKTNYDTFENEFKKASEVYNQLSVQYNNINIQFIQQENKLKSNQQNITYKNNQLTETQNRLTQAKKESEDTIVEIEILEEDLEKLEQELIANYNDKESKMQQLSTHESTYFDAKESIQKIEDTIREQNKKKQDIENSISNNKDNYNDFKLKLNVLKERISIEFQINVDEWNEDFTLPQTSKEDLEDRMQKVKKKIENFGEVNPMAEEAYNEMKERYDFIQAQKADLNNSKENLLATMNEIETTAKGQFMETFNAVRTNFIDVFRSMFTPDDNCDIVLQNPEDPLESEIEIIAKPKGKRPQSINQLSGGEKTLTALSLLFGLYLYKPAPFCILDEVDAPLDDNNIKKFNEAIRKFSENSQFILVTHNKSTMASVDNIYGVTMVKQGISRVVPVDFSSLN; encoded by the coding sequence ATGCGATTACGAAGTATTGAAATTAAAGGATTTAAAAGTTTTGCTGATAAAACAATCATCAACTTTCAAAATAACATTACAGGCATTGTTGGACCGAATGGGTGTGGAAAATCAAATGTAGTAGATTCTATTCGCTGGGTTTTGGGCGAACAAAAGAATAAAGCACTTCGTTTGGAGAAAATGGAAAATATCATTTTCAATGGTTCTAAAGATAAGGCTGCAAGCAATTTGGCTGAAGTATCGCTTACTTTAGATAATACTAAAAATTTATTACCTACAGAATTTCAGAGTGTAACGATTACAAGATCAATAGACAGAGATGGTGATAGTACCTATAAACTCAATGGTGTAAACTGTAGATTGAAAGATATTAGAGATTTATTTTTAGATACTGGAATTAGCACTGATTCATATGCAATTATAGAATTGAAGATGATAGACCAGATTCTTAATAACGTGGACAATGCGCGTAGAACATTATTGGAACAAGCTGCTGGAATATCTAAATATAAAACTAGAAAAAAAGAAACGCTTCTAAAGTTGAATGCAACTGAGGCTGACTTGAATAGAGTTGAAGATTTGCTTTTTGAGATTGACAAAAACTTAAAACAACTTGAAACACAAGCAAAGAAAACTAGACAATACAAAGCATACAAAGAAGAATACAAAGTTATTTCATTAGATGTATCTAAATATGAATTGCATGGCATTCACGTAAGTTTTGATGAGCTTAAGCAGAAACTACAATCTTTAGAAGACCAAAAATTGGAAATCATTACAAAAATAGAAGGTAATGATGCGCAACTAGAAAAAGAAAAACTAAGTATTATTGACAAGGAAAAACATTTATCTGAGCAACAAAAATTATTGAATTCTTTTTTAAATTCTATTCAAGAAAACGAAAGTAAGAAGAAAATAGAAACTCAAAAATTAAAATTCTTAAAAGATAAAACTAGTCAGCTACAACAACAAATACAACAATCTATATCTATTTCTGAAACATTAACACAAGAAATAAATCAATTAGCAAACATTAATAAAACTGATGATGAAAAACTGAATGAGTTGAAATTGGTTTTTGATGATGCTAAAGAAAAATTAGATGAGCAAAGAAACATCAACCTAGACTACAGAAATAATGTAGAAAAAGTAAGAAATGATTATAACCAAACACAACAGCAAATAGCACAAAAAGAAAAAGTACTTGCTGTAAAAGAAAATGAATTATTGAGTTTGGAGCGTAGTGCTCAGCAATCATTATTTGAGAATGAAGAAAGAATAAAAAACTTAAATCAGCTGAATACACAGATTGAAAGTTTTGATAGCAAAATAAATACACAAAAATCTTTAGTTGAAGATTTAGTAAAAAAAGAAGAACTCAACGAACAAAAAATAAAAGCACTAGAGGAAGCTAATGAGCAAATAAAGCAAGAATTAACCAACAATAACAGAATTCTAGATGCAAAAAACAACGAATACAAGCTTACTAAAAATATGATTGATAATTTGGAAGGCTTTCCTGAATCTATCAAATTTTTGAAGAAGAATGTAAACTGGCTCAAAGAAACGCCATTGCTTTCAGACATTATTTATACTGAAGAAAAATATAGAGTTGCTATTGAAACTGTTTTGCAACCACAACTCAACCATTTTATTGTAGACAATGAAAACGCAGCACTGAATGCAATTGATGTACTTACAAAAAGTAGCACAGGAAAAGCTGGATTCTTGATTTTAGATAAATTCAATCAAACGCAAACAAAAGTAAATTTTGATATTCCAAACACCATCAAAGCATCAACATTAGTACAAGTAGATAATAAACATGAAAAACTAATTGAATATTTATTAGATGGCGTTTTTATTGCAACTGACAATAAAAATATTAGTGAAATATATCAAAACTTAGCACAAAAAGAAAATGTTTATATCATTTCTGAGAATGGAAATCTACTTCAATCCACACATCAAATTAGTGGTGGTGCTGTTGGTTTGTTTGAAGGAAAAAGATTAGGTAGAGTAAAAAACTTAGAAATATTAGACAAAGACATCAAAGCATTAGATGTTGAAATTATAAATATAAAAAAGCAACTACAAGATGCACAACAAGAACTCAACCATCTAAAAGTAAATGCTTACAAAAATACCATACAACGTGAAAACCATACATTACAACAATTAGAAAAAGATTTGGTAAGCATCAAATCAAAATTAGAAAATGAACAAAACAATATAGACAAAACAAACTCTAATGCTCAGCTTATAAAAGAAAAAATTGAGACCACAAAAAATGATATCAATCCAATCAAAGAAGAATTAGAGCAACTAAAAACAAGCTATGTTCAACTCAAAACGAATTATGATACTTTTGAAAATGAATTTAAAAAAGCTAGTGAAGTCTACAATCAACTATCCGTTCAGTACAACAACATCAACATACAATTTATACAACAAGAGAATAAATTAAAATCTAACCAACAAAACATTACCTACAAAAACAACCAACTAACTGAAACTCAAAACAGACTTACACAAGCAAAAAAAGAATCTGAAGATACAATTGTAGAAATTGAAATATTAGAAGAAGATTTAGAAAAACTAGAGCAAGAATTAATTGCTAATTACAACGATAAAGAAAGCAAAATGCAACAGCTTTCTACACACGAATCTACGTACTTTGATGCCAAAGAATCGATACAAAAAATAGAAGATACGATAAGAGAACAAAATAAGAAGAAACAAGATATTGAAAATTCTATCAGCAACAACAAAGACAATTATAATGATTTCAAATTAAAATTGAATGTACTTAAAGAAAGAATTTCAATAGAATTTCAGATTAATGTTGATGAGTGGAATGAAGATTTTACACTACCACAAACATCAAAAGAAGATTTGGAAGACAGAATGCAGAAAGTAAAGAAGAAAATAGAAAACTTTGGCGAAGTAAATCCAATGGCCGAAGAAGCGTATAATGAAATGAAAGAAAGATACGATTTCATTCAAGCACAGAAAGCCGACTTAAACAACTCTAAAGAAAATTTATTGGCAACAATGAATGAAATTGAAACCACAGCAAAAGGTCAATTTATGGAAACATTCAATGCTGTGCGTACCAATTTTATTGATGTATTTAGAAGTATGTTTACACCAGATGATAATTGCGATATCGTATTACAAAATCCAGAAGATCCATTAGAATCTGAAATAGAAATTATAGCAAAACCAAAAGGCAAAAGACCACAATCTATCAATCAATTATCTGGTGGAGAAAAAACATTAACAGCATTGTCATTATTGTTTGGCTTATATTTATACAAGCCAGCACCTTTCTGTATCTTAGATGAGGTTGATGCACCATTGGATGACAACAACATCAAAAAATTCAATGAGGCAATTAGAAAATTCTCAGAAAATTCTCAATTTATATTAGTAACTCACAACAAAAGTACAATGGCTAGTGTAGATAATATTTATGGTGTAACCATGGTGAAACAAGGTATTTCTAGAGTTGTGCCAGTAGATTTTAGTAGCTTAAACTAA
- a CDS encoding cellulase family glycosylhydrolase: MMNKQIFYFILIIVAFASCKKESDDTTTNNSNSKLLYAARGKQAGIFDQQGRYVILRGANYNVLGDYWQANSDVATVKEYSANDFEIMASYGFNCIRLVFNWSMLEPTKGQYNQAYINKIKQAIEDAAKHNIYVLVDMHQDAYSKFIFSQPSENCENPLKGWDGAPAWAVITDDKPTCMQTSGGVGGRETSKAVVQAFQHFWDNTDGIQDACINAWTELVKQVANYENVLGYDMINEPSLGNGADLFAEVVKLGNFYNKLGTSIRDVEKANNLLEHTLFFEMTVSWDGQPIPFVPSSTFTEIENICFAPHSYFEAISYALTVEFGYDLLKSFSRGYETGMLMGEYGFFEDTTTAVPKLIRFAKKEDQYFHSSTIWSWVQAPGDPHVIDFSGNNYPATEMAMAETDVNGKYTGRLKTAYLNVLSRTRPNAIVGYPTFLESDPLTGKMQLKANSTKAGNTILWIPDRFGTPIITGTNVKSHTLNKVSGGYLAEVSVEGNYEILVGF, from the coding sequence ATGATGAATAAACAAATATTTTATTTTATTTTAATAATAGTAGCATTCGCTAGTTGCAAAAAAGAAAGCGATGACACAACTACAAACAATAGCAATTCTAAATTATTATACGCAGCAAGAGGAAAACAGGCAGGCATTTTCGATCAACAAGGCAGATATGTTATTCTTCGTGGTGCAAATTATAATGTGCTTGGCGATTATTGGCAAGCAAATTCAGATGTTGCTACAGTAAAAGAATATAGTGCCAACGATTTTGAAATCATGGCATCTTATGGTTTTAATTGCATTCGTTTGGTGTTCAATTGGAGTATGTTAGAGCCAACAAAAGGACAATACAATCAAGCATATATCAATAAAATAAAACAAGCCATTGAAGATGCAGCAAAACACAATATCTATGTTTTAGTAGATATGCACCAAGATGCGTACAGTAAATTTATTTTTTCGCAACCAAGCGAAAATTGTGAGAATCCATTAAAAGGTTGGGATGGCGCACCAGCTTGGGCTGTTATTACTGATGATAAGCCAACATGTATGCAAACTTCAGGTGGCGTTGGCGGAAGAGAAACAAGCAAAGCAGTAGTGCAAGCTTTCCAACATTTTTGGGATAATACTGATGGCATTCAAGATGCATGCATTAATGCATGGACAGAACTTGTAAAGCAAGTTGCAAATTACGAAAATGTATTAGGTTATGATATGATAAATGAACCAAGCTTAGGCAATGGTGCAGATTTGTTTGCTGAAGTAGTAAAACTTGGAAATTTTTACAATAAACTTGGAACATCCATAAGAGATGTAGAAAAGGCAAATAATTTATTAGAACATACTTTGTTTTTTGAGATGACAGTTTCTTGGGATGGACAACCAATACCATTTGTGCCATCATCTACATTTACTGAAATAGAAAATATTTGCTTTGCACCACATTCATATTTCGAAGCAATTTCTTATGCATTGACAGTAGAATTTGGTTATGATTTATTAAAAAGTTTCTCTAGAGGATACGAAACTGGAATGCTAATGGGCGAATATGGTTTCTTTGAAGATACAACAACTGCAGTTCCCAAATTAATTCGTTTTGCAAAAAAAGAAGACCAATATTTTCATAGTTCTACCATTTGGAGTTGGGTACAAGCACCAGGCGATCCTCATGTAATAGATTTTTCTGGTAATAACTATCCAGCAACAGAAATGGCAATGGCAGAAACTGATGTAAATGGGAAATACACAGGAAGATTAAAAACAGCATACTTAAACGTATTAAGCAGAACAAGACCAAATGCAATTGTGGGTTATCCAACATTCTTGGAATCAGATCCATTAACAGGAAAAATGCAGCTAAAAGCAAATAGTACTAAAGCAGGAAACACCATACTTTGGATACCAGACAGATTCGGAACACCAATTATTACTGGAACTAATGTGAAAAGCCATACTTTAAATAAAGTAAGTGGTGGCTATCTTGCAGAAGTAAGTGTTGAAGGCAATTACGAAATTTTAGTTGGATTTTAA
- a CDS encoding nitroreductase family protein has translation MHRADKCSHVIICTNKRGTAKNIPDIEEICATSAAIQNILLAATEKNIATFWSTGGMCHTNEFKHFFGYNDEDTVLGILYIGYTEKPLPIAKRNTPIEDKIKYYK, from the coding sequence TTGCATCGTGCAGACAAGTGTTCGCATGTAATTATATGCACCAACAAAAGAGGAACAGCCAAAAATATTCCAGATATTGAAGAAATATGTGCAACAAGTGCAGCTATACAAAATATACTTTTAGCAGCAACAGAAAAAAACATTGCAACATTTTGGAGTACTGGTGGCATGTGTCACACCAATGAGTTTAAACATTTTTTTGGATATAATGACGAAGACACTGTCTTAGGTATTTTATACATTGGCTACACAGAAAAACCATTGCCAATAGCAAAAAGAAACACACCAATAGAAGATAAAATAAAATATTATAAATAA
- a CDS encoding chorismate-binding protein, producing MSNFKFNTTYKKILADMVTPVSIYLQLRQQFKNTILLESSDYHGDEHNYSYICFDAIAGFKLEQNIFTAQYPNQHTEEITIDKAHNSLEKNINQFIQSFSNYTTPIQHCISNGLFGYMTYDVVQHFEDIQLQHQNKTLPTAQYFIYQYIIAFNHFNHELYIIKNDIDNCELKSKLSFDDIENILRNTTSKLEAFSSLDTKTSNVDDVTYIDMVKKGKEHCFRGDVFQIVLSRQFQKKYNGDDFNLYRALRSINPSPYCFYFDFDAFRLIGSSPEAQLIIKDNKVTIHPIAGTFRRTGNDEKDAALAQQLSEDEKENAEHIMLVDLARNDLSRNGKDTVVEVYKEVQFYSHVIHLVSKVSSFIDENANKIKMFGDTFPAGTLSGAPKYKAMQLIDSIENTSRNFYGGAIGWFNFNGDFNHAIMIRTFLSKDNLLTFQAGAGVVSDSVPESELQEVENKLNALNKAIDLANNIQ from the coding sequence ATGTCAAATTTTAAATTCAATACTACCTATAAAAAAATATTAGCAGATATGGTTACGCCAGTAAGTATCTATCTGCAATTGCGTCAACAATTTAAAAATACAATTTTACTAGAAAGTTCAGACTATCATGGTGATGAACATAATTATTCTTACATCTGTTTTGATGCAATTGCGGGTTTCAAGCTAGAGCAAAATATTTTTACAGCACAATATCCAAACCAACATACAGAAGAAATTACAATTGATAAAGCGCATAATTCATTAGAAAAAAATATCAATCAATTTATACAATCATTTTCAAACTACACCACACCAATACAACATTGCATTAGCAATGGATTATTTGGCTATATGACTTATGATGTTGTTCAGCATTTTGAAGATATACAATTGCAACATCAAAATAAAACATTACCAACGGCGCAATATTTTATTTATCAATACATCATAGCATTCAATCATTTTAATCATGAATTATATATTATAAAGAATGATATTGATAATTGTGAATTAAAAAGCAAATTATCTTTCGATGATATTGAGAATATACTTAGAAATACAACATCAAAATTAGAAGCTTTTTCATCTTTAGATACAAAAACATCAAATGTAGATGATGTCACATATATTGATATGGTGAAAAAAGGCAAAGAACATTGTTTCCGTGGCGATGTATTTCAAATTGTATTATCTAGACAGTTTCAAAAGAAATATAATGGCGATGATTTTAATTTATACAGAGCATTACGCAGTATCAATCCATCACCATATTGTTTTTATTTTGATTTTGATGCTTTTAGATTAATCGGTTCATCACCAGAAGCTCAATTAATTATAAAAGATAATAAAGTTACAATTCATCCAATTGCAGGAACATTTAGAAGAACAGGCAATGACGAAAAAGATGCAGCATTAGCGCAACAATTATCAGAAGATGAAAAAGAAAATGCGGAACACATTATGCTAGTAGATTTAGCAAGAAATGATTTGTCTCGCAATGGAAAAGATACAGTAGTTGAAGTGTACAAAGAAGTACAATTCTATTCGCACGTTATTCATTTGGTATCCAAAGTATCAAGTTTTATTGATGAAAATGCAAATAAAATAAAAATGTTTGGCGATACTTTTCCTGCTGGCACATTGAGTGGCGCACCAAAATATAAAGCAATGCAATTGATAGATTCGATTGAAAATACATCACGTAATTTTTATGGTGGAGCAATTGGTTGGTTTAATTTTAATGGAGATTTTAACCATGCCATTATGATAAGAACATTTTTAAGCAAGGATAATTTACTCACTTTCCAAGCTGGTGCTGGTGTTGTATCAGATTCAGTTCCCGAAAGTGAACTTCAAGAAGTGGAGAATAAACTAAATGCATTGAACAAAGCAATAGATTTAGCCAATAATATTCAATAA
- the xerD gene encoding site-specific tyrosine recombinase XerD, which yields MWKHHISNFSAYLNIEKSLSKNTISAYLHDIALLEQYLVLNKFSAEPSELTLNILEQFIAHLHDLGLGDRSQARIISGIKAFFKYLLLDNYIQTDVSTLLEAPKLSKKLPDTLSFYEIEQLIAALDLSKEENIRNKAMLETLYSCGLRVSELINLKISHLYFDVEFVRVIGKGNKERLIPIGYDAIKYIKIYIEHTRNGMNIEEKYRDFLFLNRRAKPLSRVMVFYIIKSLAEQINLQKNISPHTFRHSFATHLIEGGADLRAVQQMLGHASITTTEIYTHLDQDYLRSSLTMHHPRFMK from the coding sequence TTGTGGAAACACCATATTTCTAATTTTTCTGCATACCTAAATATTGAAAAATCACTATCTAAAAACACAATTAGTGCATACTTACATGATATTGCGTTATTAGAACAATATCTAGTGCTAAATAAATTTAGTGCAGAACCATCAGAGCTTACCTTAAATATACTAGAACAGTTTATAGCACATTTACATGACTTAGGTTTGGGTGATAGGAGCCAAGCAAGAATAATTTCAGGTATAAAAGCATTTTTTAAATATTTATTGTTAGATAATTATATTCAAACTGATGTTTCTACATTATTAGAAGCACCAAAGTTGAGTAAAAAACTTCCAGACACACTATCATTTTATGAAATAGAACAATTGATAGCAGCACTAGATTTATCAAAAGAAGAAAATATAAGAAACAAAGCTATGTTGGAAACATTGTATAGCTGTGGTTTGCGTGTGTCAGAGCTTATAAATCTAAAAATATCTCATTTATATTTCGATGTAGAGTTTGTAAGAGTAATAGGAAAAGGCAACAAAGAAAGATTAATTCCAATAGGCTACGACGCTATCAAGTATATAAAAATTTATATAGAACACACCAGAAATGGAATGAACATAGAAGAAAAATATCGAGATTTCTTGTTTCTAAATAGAAGAGCAAAACCATTGAGTAGAGTCATGGTTTTTTATATCATAAAGTCTTTGGCAGAACAAATCAATTTACAAAAAAATATTAGTCCACATACATTCAGACATTCATTTGCTACACACTTAATTGAAGGTGGCGCAGATTTGCGTGCAGTGCAACAAATGTTAGGTCATGCTTCCATCACAACTACTGAAATTTACACACACTTAGACCAAGATTATTTGCGTTCTTCATTAACAATGCACCATCCAAGATTTATGAAATAG
- a CDS encoding RecQ family ATP-dependent DNA helicase: MQDALEILKKYWNYDAFRAPQDKIIQNIIDGNDTLALMPTGGGKSLCFQIPALMKDGICIVVSPLIALMKDQVFQLKKRDIKAAAIFSGLSYKEIDIILDNAVFGYYKILYVSPERLKTELFIERFKKMPVNLIAVDEAHCISQWGYDFRPPYLEIAAIRKYHEDVPILALTASATPQVQNDIQEKLNFKNSSVFKKSFLRQNIVFSVRQEVAKQNKLLEIVSKIKGSGIVYVRNRNKTKEVASFLIQNKVSADYYHAGLTNELRSKKQENWINNKTQVIVCTNAFGMGIDKPDVRFVVHLDIPETLEAYYQEAGRAGRDGRKSYAIALYTENDKENLEAKIEEKFPNIDEVKKIYNSIFNYFGIALGSGKFTTYRFNLYEFCEQYNYKSSTVYYALKFLAQENYIQFNEEVFVPSRIMFAVDYLELYKFQVANAQYDALIKSLLRAYGGILTQYVKINEKDIANMLKINIDELKQQLRILAKKKILYYEEKSDTPELFLLEERLHENNLYFNINYINERKKVAYDQLKNMLLYIDSKEMCRQKIFCNYFGDNELACGRCDICLNAKHQQSFEENMKNSRATIISKLNDNFIPIQQIMPNTHLAKTDFELAMRTLLDDALVEINVKHEVRKK; this comes from the coding sequence ATGCAAGATGCGTTAGAAATATTAAAAAAGTATTGGAACTATGATGCTTTTAGAGCACCACAAGATAAGATAATACAAAATATTATTGATGGAAATGATACGCTTGCATTAATGCCAACTGGCGGTGGCAAATCACTTTGTTTTCAAATTCCAGCATTAATGAAAGATGGCATATGCATTGTTGTTTCTCCACTTATTGCATTAATGAAAGACCAAGTATTTCAGCTAAAAAAAAGAGATATAAAAGCAGCAGCTATCTTTTCTGGCTTGAGTTATAAAGAAATTGATATCATATTAGATAATGCTGTTTTTGGATATTATAAAATATTATACGTTTCTCCAGAAAGATTAAAAACAGAATTATTTATCGAAAGATTTAAGAAAATGCCAGTAAATCTTATTGCTGTAGATGAAGCACATTGCATTTCACAGTGGGGCTACGATTTTAGACCACCATATTTAGAAATTGCAGCTATTAGAAAATACCATGAAGATGTACCAATACTTGCTCTTACTGCAAGTGCAACACCACAAGTACAAAATGATATTCAAGAAAAATTAAACTTTAAAAATTCATCAGTATTTAAAAAATCATTCTTAAGACAAAATATAGTATTTAGTGTAAGACAAGAAGTTGCAAAGCAAAATAAATTATTAGAAATTGTTTCTAAAATAAAAGGTAGTGGAATTGTATATGTAAGAAATAGAAATAAAACAAAAGAAGTTGCTTCGTTTTTAATACAAAATAAAGTGAGTGCAGATTATTATCATGCAGGATTAACAAATGAACTTAGAAGTAAAAAACAAGAAAATTGGATAAACAATAAAACACAAGTAATTGTTTGTACCAATGCATTTGGAATGGGCATAGATAAGCCAGACGTACGTTTTGTTGTACACTTAGATATACCAGAAACTTTAGAAGCATACTATCAAGAAGCAGGAAGAGCAGGACGTGATGGTAGAAAATCTTATGCAATTGCATTGTACACAGAAAATGATAAAGAAAATTTAGAGGCAAAAATTGAAGAGAAGTTTCCAAATATAGATGAGGTAAAAAAAATATATAATTCTATTTTTAATTATTTTGGAATTGCATTAGGTAGTGGAAAATTTACAACCTATCGTTTTAATTTATACGAATTTTGCGAACAGTATAATTACAAATCATCAACAGTATATTATGCACTAAAGTTTTTGGCACAAGAAAATTACATTCAATTTAATGAAGAAGTTTTTGTGCCATCTAGAATAATGTTTGCTGTAGATTATCTAGAATTATATAAATTTCAAGTTGCAAATGCACAGTACGATGCCTTAATCAAATCATTGTTGCGTGCCTATGGTGGAATACTGACACAATATGTTAAAATCAATGAGAAAGATATTGCCAATATGCTAAAGATAAATATTGATGAATTGAAACAGCAATTACGCATATTAGCAAAAAAGAAAATATTGTATTACGAAGAAAAATCAGATACACCAGAATTATTTCTTTTAGAAGAAAGATTGCATGAAAATAATCTATATTTTAATATAAATTATATAAATGAAAGAAAAAAGGTTGCCTACGACCAACTAAAAAATATGTTGTTGTACATTGATAGTAAAGAAATGTGCAGACAAAAAATATTTTGCAATTACTTTGGTGATAATGAGTTAGCTTGTGGTAGATGCGATATTTGTTTGAATGCAAAGCATCAACAAAGCTTTGAAGAAAATATGAAAAACTCAAGAGCAACTATCATTTCAAAATTAAATGATAATTTTATACCAATACAACAAATAATGCCAAACACTCATTTAGCAAAAACAGATTTCGAGCTTGCTATGCGCACTTTGTTAGATGATGCTTTAGTAGAAATTAATGTAAAACATGAAGTCAGAAAGAAATAA
- a CDS encoding TlpA family protein disulfide reductase, translating into MMKSTIKYVLIVLIILSFIIYKFVFLKYIPDVPIAATKLQLEDGKILDVNSLKGQVYIVSFFQSWCGDCRREIPELEALQKNVGGKKYLKILMISDESFEKIQQVKNISKANLDFYQSSEKLKDLGIRRYPTTYLINKNGKTVEAKTEHIFWNNEENIDIIKKLNQ; encoded by the coding sequence ATGATGAAAAGCACAATTAAATATGTATTAATAGTATTAATTATATTATCATTTATAATTTATAAGTTTGTGTTTTTAAAATATATACCAGATGTGCCTATTGCAGCAACAAAATTACAACTAGAAGATGGAAAGATACTTGATGTAAATAGTTTGAAAGGACAAGTATATATTGTATCATTTTTTCAATCTTGGTGTGGTGATTGTAGAAGAGAAATTCCAGAACTCGAAGCATTACAAAAAAATGTAGGTGGTAAGAAATATCTTAAAATCTTAATGATTTCTGATGAATCTTTTGAAAAAATTCAACAAGTAAAAAATATATCAAAAGCAAATTTAGATTTTTATCAATCATCAGAAAAATTGAAAGATTTGGGCATTAGAAGATATCCGACAACCTATTTGATTAATAAAAATGGAAAGACTGTTGAAGCAAAAACAGAGCATATATTTTGGAACAACGAAGAAAATATAGATATAATTAAAAAACTAAATCAATGA